In a single window of the Nicotiana tomentosiformis chromosome 10, ASM39032v3, whole genome shotgun sequence genome:
- the LOC138900047 gene encoding uncharacterized protein: MYDGVKARVRIVGGDSDYFPVMMGLHQGSAPSPFLFALVMDILTRHIQGEVTWCILFVDNIVLIDETRYGVNAQLEIWRHTLESKGFKLSRTKTEYLECKFSSETQGGKGRKVPPKLKGKFYIVVVRPTILYGAEYWPVKIAHVQKMKIAEMRILRWLCGHTRLDRIINEVNRDKVGVAPIEDKMRKSRLRWFGHVRRKSTDVPVRRCERLTLEGLRRGRGRPKKRWGEVIRKDMSQLQLTEDMTLDRKVGIKSAYTLPFPDPTVWDNTGYLIVVATGDSIAFLLLLEEELGSAQFS, encoded by the exons atgtatgatggagtaaaggcCCGAGTGAGGATAGTGGGTGGGGACTCGGACTATTTTccagttatgatggggttgcatcaggggtcggcacccagcccttttttgtttgctctcgTGATGGACatactgacgcgccacatccaaggggaagtGACGTGGTGCATTCTATTTGTAGataatattgtattgattgatgagacgcgataCGGTGTGAATGCGCAATTAGAGATATGGAGGCAtaccctggaatctaaaggtttcaagttgagtaggaccaagacagaatacttggagtgtaagttcagtagCGAGACTCAAggggggaaggggag GAaggtgccaccaaaacttaaaggtaagttctacatagtggtggtcagaccaacgatattgtatggggctgagtattggccagtcaagatcgctcatgtccagaagatgaagatagcagagatgaggatattGAGATGGCTGTgtgggcacaccaggttagataggatcataaATGAGGTTaatcgcgacaaggtgggtgtggcccctattgaggacaagatgcgaaaatcacggcttaggtggtttggtcatgtgaggaggaagAGCACAGACGTcccagtgaggaggtgtgagaggttgacattggagggcctacggagaggtagaggtaggccaaagaagaggtggggagaggtgattaggaaaGACATGTcgcagcttcagctgaccgaggacatgacccttgataggaag gtagggataaagtctgcatacacactaccctttcCAGATcccacagtgtgggataatactggataTCTTATTGTTGTTGCTACAGGAGATTCAATTGCCTTTCTTTTATTGTTAGAAGAAGAACTAGGTTCTGCACAATTTTCTTAA